Proteins encoded together in one Amblyomma americanum isolate KBUSLIRL-KWMA chromosome 1, ASM5285725v1, whole genome shotgun sequence window:
- the LOC144114073 gene encoding uncharacterized protein LOC144114073, whose protein sequence is MPTPFYSGDEVGGNEQDWNNEGFRARVQDTLRLLTALEQLPGTDPMLLDVLRFLILQELVMDLNSVLNQQAAEGEPAMPEPADEAPFSIGSAVEEATRQMYDQLRNRQEEEQPSDLQSHLAAVSSAAVPHVNSDHSGGQKTPPTAEPNPREPDC, encoded by the exons ATGCCGACGCCTTTCTACAGCGGCGACGAGGTTGGGGGCAACGAGCAGGACTGGAACAACGAGGGCTTCCGAGCCCGCGTCCAGGACACCCTTCGCCTCCTCACCGCGCTGGAGCAGCTGCCAG GTACCGACCCCATGCTGCTGGACGTCTTGCGGTTCCTGATACTGCAGGAGCTCGTAATGGATCTGAATTCGGTGCTAAACCAGCAGGCGGCAGAGGGGGAGCCTGCAATGCCTGAACCCGCGGACGAGGCTCCGTTCAGCATCGGGAGCGCCGTGGAGGAAGCCACTCGCCAGATGTACGACCAGCTGCGGAACAGGCAggaggaggagcagccgagcgATCTGCAGAGCCACCTCGCTGCCGTCTCTTCAGCGGCGGTGCCACACGTGAACAGCGACCACAGTGGAGGGCAGAAGACACCTCCCACCGCGGAACCGAACCCTCGAGAGCCAGACTGTTGA